Proteins encoded in a region of the Solanum dulcamara chromosome 9, daSolDulc1.2, whole genome shotgun sequence genome:
- the LOC129902793 gene encoding putative methylesterase 12, chloroplastic → MGNRFICMTKKENGRNGIGSRSKRMERSKRRSLLEEELLHRQALSMAIQQHQLSQRFESSVSRRIGSTTSRRRTDLSESSLPNSKQLPEFLESIKTKKFILVHGEGFGAWCWYKTIALLEETGLLPTAIDLTGSGIDLTDTKDVTTLADYSKPLINYLENLPEDEKVILVGHSIGGSCVSYALELFPQKIAKAVFLCATMISDGQRPFDVFAEELGSVELFMKESKFLIYGNGKEKPPTGFMFEKEQMHGLYFNQSPAKDVALAMVSMRPIPLGPIMEKLSLTPEKYGTSHRFYVQTLDDHALSPDVQEKLVRVNPPEGVFKIKGSDHCPFFSKPQSLHKILVEVAQIP, encoded by the exons ATGGGGAATCGATTTATTTGCATGACGAAGAAGGAAAATGGGAGGAATGGAATAGGGTCAAGGAGTAAAAGAATGGAGAGATCAAAGAGGAGGTCTTTATTAGAAGAGGAGTTACTGCACAGGCAAGCTTTGTCAATGGCAATTCAGCAGCATCAGTTGTCTCAGAGATTTGAGAGCTCAGTGTCCAGACGTATTGGATCCACCACTTCTCGTCGCCGCACTGATTTGTCTGAATCTTCTTTGCCAAATTCTAAGCAG TTACCAGAATTTTTGGAGAGCATCAAAACAAAGAAGTTCATTTTGGTTcatggagaaggatttggagctTGGTGTTGGTACAAAACTATTGCTCTGTTGGAGGAAACAGGATTGCTTCCCACAGCCATAGATCTCACTGGATCGGGGATTGATCTGACAGATACAAAAGATGTTACAACACTGGCGGATTACTCAAAACCATTGATTAATTATCTGGAAAACTTGCCTGAGGATGAAAAG GTAATTTTGGTAGGTCACAGTATTGGAGGTTCTTGTGTTTCCTATGCCTTGGAGCTTTTCCCACAGAAAATTGCGAAAGCAGTATTTCTTTGTGCTACAATGATATCTGATGGACAGAGGCCTTTTGATGTGTTTGCCGAAGAG CTTGGGTCGGTAGAGCTTTTCATGAAGGAGTCTAAGTTTTTAATTTATGGGAATGGTAAAGAGAAGCCTCCTACTGGCTTCATGTTTGAGAAGGAGCAGATGCATGGGCTATATTTCAATCAATCTCCTGCAAAG GATGTTGCTTTGGCAATGGTTTCAATGAGACCCATTCCTCTTGGTCCAATAATGGAGAAGCTATCATTGACACCTGAAAAATATGGAACAAGTCATAGATTTTATGTCCAGACATTGGATGATCATGCTCTTTCACCAGATGTCCAAGAAAAACTTGTGAGGGTAAACCCTCCTGAAGGTGTTTTCAAGATCAAAGGCAGCGACCATTGCCCATTCTTTTCGAAGCCACAGTCACTGCATAAGATTTTGGTTGAGGTTGCTCAGATTCCATAG
- the LOC129902794 gene encoding NAC domain-containing protein 6-like, producing MEKGKKNVEFHACPSDCELIMQLLKFVAGKRCEGFIGFTDVYSKEPWELIGESSKKTHYLFTQLKKKNKSDTRFNRTTRGGGSWIQQAKGKFILDEDEKLVIGYKRSLNFKHKKNRSLNGQWVMKEYVLADFLLRQLKSNDTKDFVICAIKRNPRSVIKVSFLFVGVEQSCLL from the exons ATGGAGAAGGGGAAGAAGAATGTTGAATTTCATGCTTGTCCTTCTGATTGTGAATTGATAATGCAATTGTTGAAATTTGTGGCTGGAAAACGATGTGAAGGATTCATTGGATTTACAGATGTTTACAGTAAAGAGCCATGGGAATTGATTGGAGAGAGTTCCAAGAAAACTCACTACTTATTCACgcaattgaagaagaagaataaaagtGATACCAGATTCAATAGAACTACAAGGGGCGGCGGGAGTTGGATCCAGCAAGCTAAAGGAAAATTCATTCTTGATGAAGATGAAAAGCTGGTTATTGGGTACAAGAGAAGCCTCAATTTCAAGCATAAGAAAAACCGCTCTTTAAATGGGCAGTGGGTGATGAAAGAGTATGTTCTTGCTGACTTTCTTCTTCGTCAATTGAAATCAAACGACACTAAAGATTTTGTTATCTGTGCAATTAAGAGAAACCCCAGATCAGTAATCAAAG TCAGCTTCTTGTTCGTTGGCGTTGAACAATCTTGCCTACTTTGA